The Martelella endophytica genome contains the following window.
TTCGGGCCGGATACCGACCTGTTCGAGCTTGCGCAGTCTCTCAATGCCGAGCAGGCAATCGATTGCCTGTTTGTCGACGAGACCAATTTCGCGACGGCGGCGCATGTCTGGCAGCTCGCCCGGGTGGTTGACGAGCTCGACATTCCGGTCATGGCCTATGGCCTGAGATCGGATTTCCGCGGTGAGCTGTTTCCGGCCTCGCGTGAGCTTTTTGCGCTTGCCGACGAGGTTCGCGAAGTCCGCACCATCTGCCATTGCGGTCGCAAGGCCACCATGGTGGTGCGCCTCGATGCCGGTGGCAATGCGTTGCTCGAGGGGCCGCAGATCGAGGTCGGCGGAAACGAGCGCTATGTATCGCTTTGCCGCAAGCACTGGAAAGAAAAGACCGGGCGGCGCTGAGGTCGCGCCCGCGGCCCGGCTCAGTCGATCAGCTTCAGGCGGATGGCCTTGGCCACG
Protein-coding sequences here:
- a CDS encoding thymidine kinase, encoding MAKLHFYYATMNAGKSTLLLQAAYNYRERGMHAVILLADLDDRAGKGIVSSRIGLTSEAVTFGPDTDLFELAQSLNAEQAIDCLFVDETNFATAAHVWQLARVVDELDIPVMAYGLRSDFRGELFPASRELFALADEVREVRTICHCGRKATMVVRLDAGGNALLEGPQIEVGGNERYVSLCRKHWKEKTGRR